Proteins from one Roseovarius nanhaiticus genomic window:
- the pyrF gene encoding orotidine-5'-phosphate decarboxylase, whose amino-acid sequence MTQTFDDRLIVALDVPNALAGLELTQRLGPQVGFYKIGLGMLTGGGLALANELVAEHGKRIFLDMKLFDIGATVEAAVRGLVQFDLDMLTVHGDPHVVRAAAEGASGKATRILAVTILTSLDRADLDAGLIEAGDIPDLVATRAARAFEAGADGVIASPQEAAMIRALPEAAGKLIVTPGVRPTGGALGDQKRVATPAEAIAGGADHIVVGRPIWAASDPSAAAADILGSLP is encoded by the coding sequence ATGACACAGACATTCGACGACCGCCTCATCGTGGCGCTCGACGTGCCGAACGCACTGGCAGGGCTTGAGTTGACTCAGCGCCTCGGGCCCCAAGTCGGGTTCTACAAGATCGGCCTTGGCATGCTGACAGGCGGTGGCCTGGCACTGGCCAACGAGTTGGTTGCCGAACACGGCAAACGCATATTCCTGGACATGAAGCTTTTCGATATCGGCGCGACCGTAGAGGCCGCAGTGCGCGGACTTGTGCAGTTCGATCTGGACATGCTGACGGTTCATGGCGATCCGCATGTCGTGCGCGCCGCAGCCGAAGGCGCATCCGGCAAGGCGACGCGCATCTTGGCGGTCACCATCCTCACCTCACTCGACCGCGCGGATCTGGATGCCGGGCTGATCGAGGCAGGCGACATTCCCGATCTTGTGGCGACCCGTGCGGCCCGCGCCTTCGAGGCGGGAGCCGATGGCGTGATAGCATCGCCGCAAGAAGCTGCGATGATCCGCGCCTTGCCCGAAGCCGCCGGCAAGCTGATCGTCACGCCGGGCGTGCGCCCCACCGGTGGCGCTTTGGGCGATCAAAAACGCGTTGCGACCCCCGCCGAGGCTATTGCGGGCGGCGCCGATCACATCGTCGTGGGCCGCCCCATATGGGCGGCTAGCGATCCGTCCGCCGCTGCGGCGGATATACTTGGAAGCCTACCCTGA
- a CDS encoding N-formylglutamate amidohydrolase, which produces MFKAAYHLRSPKRRETSVVFASPHSACDYPAAFLARTLPDALAMRSSEDAFVDRLFATAPDHGAPLLLAGAPRAFVDLNRSADELDPALIEGARHHGHNPRIASGLGVIPRVVAGGRVIYDGKLSMQEARKRIDHYWRPYHAALTAQMDAAHKAFGNAVLIDCHSMPHEALDGTVRSGSRRPDVVLGDRFGASASREVTERIEAAFTDAGLSVARNTPFAGAYITQTYGRPPRGRHAVQIEIDRALYMDERSVTPNANFEAFAAVMADVIARLADIGRPVQMPLAAE; this is translated from the coding sequence ATGTTCAAAGCCGCCTATCACCTCAGATCGCCCAAGCGCCGGGAAACCAGCGTCGTTTTCGCATCGCCCCACAGCGCTTGTGACTATCCTGCGGCGTTTCTGGCGCGCACATTGCCCGATGCTTTGGCGATGCGCAGCTCGGAAGATGCGTTCGTCGATCGACTGTTTGCCACGGCGCCCGACCATGGCGCACCGCTGCTCCTGGCCGGTGCGCCGCGCGCTTTCGTCGACCTCAATCGCAGCGCGGACGAGCTGGACCCGGCCTTGATCGAGGGTGCGCGCCACCACGGACATAACCCCCGCATTGCGTCGGGCCTTGGGGTGATCCCGCGTGTCGTGGCGGGAGGTCGCGTCATCTATGATGGCAAGCTGTCCATGCAAGAGGCGCGCAAGCGGATCGATCATTACTGGCGGCCCTATCACGCCGCGCTCACAGCCCAGATGGACGCTGCGCACAAGGCGTTTGGCAATGCGGTACTGATTGACTGCCATTCCATGCCGCATGAGGCGCTGGACGGCACGGTGCGCAGTGGCTCGCGGCGCCCCGACGTGGTGCTGGGCGACCGCTTCGGCGCGTCTGCCAGCCGCGAGGTTACCGAGCGGATCGAGGCGGCCTTTACCGATGCCGGGCTGAGCGTCGCGCGCAATACACCCTTTGCGGGCGCCTATATCACCCAGACTTACGGGCGCCCCCCGCGCGGGCGCCACGCGGTCCAGATCGAAATCGATCGCGCCCTTTACATGGATGAGCGCAGCGTGACGCCGAATGCGAATTTCGAGGCGTTCGCGGCCGTGATGGCAGACGTGATCGCGCGGTTGGCCGATATCGGCCGGCCAGTCCAAATGCCTCTCGCTGCCGAATAG
- the clpB gene encoding ATP-dependent chaperone ClpB — protein sequence MDLNKFTERSRGFIQAAQTIAMRESHQRLAPEHLLKALMDDGEGLAANLIRRAGGDPARVAQANDIAIAKIPVVQGDAGQTYMDQQTGKVLSEAEKLASKAKDSFVPVERLLQALALTKSPAKEALEAGNVSAQTLNEAINDIRKGRTADTASAEDTYEALEKYARDLTAAAEEGKIDPIIGRDDEIRRAMQVLSRRTKNNPVLIGEPGVGKTAIAEGLALRIVNGDVPESLANKRLLSLDMGALIAGAKYRGEFEERLKSVLNEVTDAAGEIILFIDEMHTLIGAGKGDGAMDAANLIKPALARGELHCIGATTLDEYRKHVEKDAALARRFQPLVISEPTVEDTISILRGIKEKYELHHGVRISDSALVTAATLSNRYITDRFLPDKAIDLMDEAASRLRMEVDSKPEELDALDRDILQKQIEAEALRKEDDAASKDRLSKIEKDLAELQERSAEMTAKWQAERDKLAGARDIKEKLDRARIDLDHAKRAGDLAKAGELSYGVIPQLEKDLAEAEKSEEDGVMVEEAVRPEQIAQVVERWTGIPVAKMLEGEREKLLGMEAGLHKRVIGQDAAVKAVANAVRRARAGLNDENRPLGSFLFLGPTGVGKTELTKAVAEFLFDDDNAMVRIDMSEFMEKHSVARLIGAPPGYVGYDEGGVLTEAVRRRPYQVVLFDEVEKAHPDVFNVLLQVLDDGVLTDGQGHRVDFKQTLIILTSNLGSQALSQMPEGADAADAKRGVMDAVRAHFRPEFLNRLDETVIFDRLSRDNMTGIVEVQLARLKKRLAGRKITLDLDEAAKKWLADEGYDPVFGARPLKRVLQRAVQDPLAEMLLAGDVLDGATVNVTAGDAGLIIGDRVGTTKRQPPEDAVVH from the coding sequence ATGGACTTGAACAAATTCACCGAACGGTCGCGCGGTTTCATTCAGGCGGCCCAGACAATTGCGATGCGCGAAAGCCATCAGCGCCTCGCGCCCGAGCATTTGCTGAAGGCGCTCATGGACGATGGTGAGGGGCTTGCGGCCAATCTCATCCGGCGCGCGGGGGGCGATCCGGCGCGTGTGGCACAGGCCAACGATATTGCCATCGCCAAGATCCCGGTCGTTCAGGGCGATGCGGGTCAGACCTACATGGACCAGCAGACCGGCAAGGTGCTGTCCGAGGCCGAGAAGCTGGCCAGCAAGGCAAAGGACAGCTTTGTCCCGGTCGAGCGTCTGTTGCAGGCTTTGGCGCTGACCAAGTCCCCGGCCAAGGAGGCGCTGGAGGCCGGCAACGTTTCGGCTCAGACGCTGAACGAGGCCATCAACGATATCCGCAAGGGGCGCACCGCCGATACGGCCAGCGCCGAGGATACCTATGAAGCGCTGGAGAAATACGCGCGCGATCTGACCGCTGCCGCCGAGGAAGGCAAGATCGACCCCATCATCGGCCGTGACGATGAGATCCGCCGCGCGATGCAGGTCCTCAGCCGCCGGACCAAGAACAACCCCGTTCTGATCGGCGAGCCGGGCGTGGGTAAAACCGCGATTGCCGAGGGTCTCGCGCTGCGCATCGTCAATGGCGACGTGCCCGAGAGCTTGGCGAACAAGCGGCTTCTGAGTCTCGACATGGGCGCTCTGATCGCCGGGGCGAAATATCGCGGCGAGTTTGAGGAGCGTCTGAAATCGGTGCTGAACGAGGTGACGGATGCCGCGGGCGAGATCATTCTCTTCATCGACGAGATGCACACGCTGATCGGCGCGGGCAAGGGCGATGGCGCGATGGATGCCGCCAACCTTATCAAGCCGGCGCTGGCGCGGGGCGAGCTGCACTGCATTGGGGCCACCACGCTCGACGAGTATCGCAAGCATGTGGAGAAGGACGCGGCGCTGGCGCGCCGGTTCCAGCCGCTTGTCATCAGCGAGCCGACGGTTGAGGACACGATCAGCATCCTGCGCGGGATCAAGGAGAAGTACGAGCTGCACCATGGTGTGCGCATCAGTGACTCGGCGCTTGTGACTGCCGCGACTCTGTCGAACCGCTACATCACCGACCGCTTTTTGCCCGACAAGGCGATCGACCTGATGGACGAGGCCGCCAGCCGTCTGCGGATGGAAGTGGACTCCAAGCCCGAGGAGCTGGACGCGCTGGACCGTGACATCCTGCAAAAGCAGATCGAGGCCGAGGCCCTGCGCAAGGAGGATGACGCAGCCTCCAAGGACCGCCTGTCTAAGATCGAAAAGGATCTGGCCGAATTGCAGGAACGCTCTGCCGAGATGACCGCGAAATGGCAGGCCGAGCGAGACAAGCTGGCCGGTGCGCGCGACATCAAGGAAAAGCTGGACCGTGCCCGGATCGATCTGGACCACGCAAAGCGTGCGGGCGATCTGGCGAAGGCCGGTGAGCTTAGCTACGGCGTGATCCCGCAGCTCGAAAAGGATCTGGCCGAGGCCGAGAAATCTGAAGAGGACGGCGTCATGGTCGAGGAGGCCGTGCGCCCCGAACAGATCGCGCAGGTGGTCGAGCGCTGGACGGGCATCCCCGTTGCCAAGATGCTGGAAGGCGAGCGCGAGAAGCTCTTGGGCATGGAGGCCGGACTGCACAAGCGCGTCATCGGTCAGGATGCCGCGGTCAAGGCCGTCGCGAACGCGGTGCGCCGCGCGCGTGCCGGGCTCAATGACGAGAATCGCCCCCTGGGCAGTTTCCTCTTCCTCGGGCCGACCGGCGTGGGCAAGACCGAGCTGACCAAGGCCGTGGCCGAGTTCCTCTTTGACGACGACAACGCGATGGTGCGCATCGACATGTCCGAGTTCATGGAGAAGCATTCGGTCGCCCGTCTGATCGGTGCGCCTCCGGGCTATGTCGGCTATGACGAGGGCGGCGTCCTGACCGAGGCCGTGCGCCGGCGCCCTTACCAGGTGGTGCTGTTCGACGAAGTCGAAAAGGCGCATCCGGACGTGTTCAACGTGCTCTTGCAGGTGCTCGATGACGGTGTTCTGACCGATGGTCAGGGCCACCGCGTCGATTTCAAGCAGACGCTGATCATCCTGACGTCGAACCTTGGCAGCCAAGCGCTTAGTCAGATGCCCGAGGGAGCGGATGCCGCCGATGCCAAGCGCGGTGTGATGGACGCGGTGCGCGCGCATTTCCGGCCCGAGTTCCTGAACCGTCTGGACGAGACTGTCATCTTTGACCGGCTGAGCCGTGACAACATGACCGGCATCGTCGAGGTGCAACTCGCGCGCCTCAAAAAGCGTCTGGCAGGCCGCAAGATCACCCTCGATCTGGATGAGGCAGCCAAGAAATGGCTGGCCGACGAGGGCTATGACCCGGTCTTCGGGGCGCGTCCGCTCAAGCGTGTGCTCCAGCGGGCGGTTCAGGATCCGCTGGCGGAGATGTTGCTGGCCGGTGATGTGCTGGATGGCGCGACTGTCAATGTGACCGCAGGCGACGCGGGGCTGATCATTGGGGACCGCGTCGGCACCACCAAGCGGCAACCGCCCGAGGATGCCGTCGTGCATTGA
- a CDS encoding DNA polymerase IV has product MPAFCRDCLTETPPDQRRCAACGRPRVISHPELYDLGIAHMDCDAFYASVEKRDDPSLEGKPVIIGGGRRGVVSTACYVARIRGVRSAMPMFQALKLCPDAVIIKPRMEVYAAVSRQIRAMMEDLTPAIEPLSLDEAFMDLRGTARLHGAPPAVMLARLVRRMRDELGVTGSIGLSHNKFLAKIASDLDKPRGFSVIGAAETGAFLQDRPVRLIWGVGQAAQASLEAAGIRTFSDLLRWERTDLHARFGAMGDRLWHLARGQDHRRVDARAPVKSISNETTFHEDTGNLDILDGHIWRLAEKVSGRAKARQLAGRVVTLKLKRANHTSLTRRQSLRDASQMADTIYRTARGLMDGATGEAPFRLIGVGLSDLVDESAADLSGDLLDPGAAQRSGAERARDQIRARFGEAAIVKGRALR; this is encoded by the coding sequence ATGCCCGCATTCTGCCGTGATTGCCTGACCGAAACGCCACCCGACCAGCGCCGCTGCGCGGCCTGCGGGCGTCCGCGTGTCATCTCGCATCCCGAGCTCTACGATCTGGGCATCGCACATATGGATTGCGATGCGTTCTACGCCAGCGTCGAAAAGCGCGACGATCCCTCGCTGGAGGGCAAGCCCGTCATCATCGGCGGGGGCCGTCGCGGCGTCGTGTCCACTGCCTGCTACGTGGCACGCATCCGCGGCGTGCGCTCGGCCATGCCGATGTTCCAGGCGCTGAAACTTTGCCCCGATGCGGTGATCATCAAGCCGCGGATGGAAGTCTATGCCGCCGTGTCGCGCCAGATCCGTGCGATGATGGAGGATCTCACCCCGGCCATCGAGCCTTTGTCCCTGGACGAGGCGTTCATGGATCTGCGCGGCACCGCGCGCCTCCACGGCGCGCCGCCCGCCGTGATGCTGGCCCGGCTGGTGCGACGGATGCGGGACGAGCTGGGCGTCACCGGCTCCATCGGGCTGAGCCATAACAAGTTCCTGGCCAAGATCGCCTCGGACCTCGACAAACCGCGCGGATTTTCAGTGATCGGCGCCGCTGAGACGGGGGCGTTCCTGCAAGACAGGCCGGTGCGCCTCATTTGGGGCGTGGGGCAGGCCGCGCAAGCATCATTGGAGGCGGCGGGCATCCGCACCTTCTCGGACCTGCTGCGCTGGGAGCGGACGGACCTGCACGCGCGCTTCGGCGCGATGGGCGACCGGCTATGGCATCTGGCGCGGGGCCAGGACCACCGCCGCGTCGATGCGCGCGCGCCGGTGAAATCCATTTCGAACGAGACGACGTTCCATGAGGATACAGGGAATCTCGATATCCTCGACGGGCATATCTGGCGCCTGGCCGAGAAGGTGTCGGGCCGGGCGAAGGCGCGGCAGCTGGCGGGCCGAGTCGTCACGCTCAAGCTGAAGCGCGCCAACCATACCAGCCTGACCCGGCGCCAATCGCTGCGCGATGCCAGCCAGATGGCCGACACGATCTATCGCACCGCGCGCGGCTTGATGGACGGGGCCACGGGCGAGGCGCCGTTCCGTTTGATCGGCGTCGGGCTGTCAGATCTGGTGGATGAAAGCGCGGCAGATCTCTCGGGCGATCTACTGGATCCCGGCGCGGCCCAGCGCAGCGGCGCCGAACGGGCGCGCGATCAGATCAGGGCGCGCTTTGGCGAGGCGGCCATCGTCAAGGGGCGTGCCCTGCGCTGA